One segment of Allorhodopirellula heiligendammensis DNA contains the following:
- a CDS encoding polysaccharide biosynthesis tyrosine autokinase yields the protein MIMAEPNEPKNRIQSLTRPKPDDDQADSLDVLQLLHRQRWIIIFLCICGLTAGVAYAKYATVWYQSSATVLINQKSAGLDKDGTGQEMVEEDILANHIQLIKSRMIIGEALQQNDLATLPSIVERLNPERTGFDATDYVVEHLSISKGGEGSAKAARSLRVTLTHTDADDAQLILTAVMKRYEQFIIAQVEQLMGRANEMVNEAKQDIEADLIAAEQEHLKSRQDAPLFFQGEGSSNVYQDRYRRIQEELLDLDIKESTVRTRLQRVDATLKEMDGSDDPADHLDKLALIDSESLERLGVFAGLQMNASNTAEFKASMPAKAEEAHTQITHLLELNSERQRLAALFGAGHPKVQEIENQIALVKQFLQEKRELTTPSLSFNESSLSPEGLLKAYVGFLNHDLATLTERRKELTYLSADAERKAKELIEFELTDMVLQKKITRQEALFDSIVQQLRDLDTASGLSGYLYEFLEVPRRGEKSWPKMSLCGLGGLMLGMFSGLFLAVANDLRDGRFRSAAELDEAIGLTSLGRVGKLNSMKKGVAGLIATGESPDAEAFRLGRTMLLPEIRSGALRTIGFTSPMQGDGKSTVVSNFALSFSQIGLKVLVIDADLRRPSAHRFFNLNKERGLCDLLDGRISFEEAVKETKADNVYVMPAGSSSTSPAEFLQSEELDEVLATARSHFDFVLVDLPPVLAVSDPVVVLPRLDGAILVIRVSKVRRDEVVNTLRRVETAGGNFVGCMLNTYGASKAFDADGGYYGYYRSDYTRPKSKSAAAAAERSNRVATAQVNGKAHTNGHANGTSQTNGTSQTSGKAKTNGKVKSK from the coding sequence ATGATTATGGCGGAACCCAACGAACCTAAAAATCGCATTCAGTCCCTGACGCGACCGAAGCCAGACGATGATCAAGCAGATTCGTTGGATGTACTGCAGCTTCTTCATCGCCAGCGCTGGATCATTATCTTTTTATGCATTTGCGGGCTCACCGCGGGTGTGGCGTACGCAAAGTACGCCACGGTGTGGTATCAATCCAGTGCGACTGTATTGATCAATCAGAAGAGTGCGGGCTTGGATAAAGACGGCACCGGCCAAGAGATGGTCGAGGAAGACATCCTCGCCAATCACATTCAACTGATCAAGAGTCGGATGATCATTGGCGAGGCGCTCCAGCAGAATGATTTGGCCACACTGCCTTCCATTGTCGAGCGTCTTAACCCTGAGCGAACGGGCTTTGATGCCACCGATTATGTGGTCGAGCATCTTTCTATCTCCAAGGGCGGAGAAGGATCTGCCAAAGCCGCCCGTAGTCTCCGGGTGACGCTGACACACACCGACGCCGATGATGCCCAGCTGATCTTGACGGCGGTGATGAAACGCTATGAACAATTTATCATTGCACAGGTCGAACAGTTGATGGGCCGTGCCAATGAGATGGTTAATGAAGCCAAACAGGATATCGAAGCGGACCTGATCGCCGCCGAACAGGAGCACTTGAAGTCGCGGCAGGACGCCCCCCTGTTTTTTCAAGGTGAGGGTAGTAGCAACGTTTACCAAGACCGTTACCGCCGCATCCAAGAAGAATTGCTCGATCTCGATATCAAAGAATCAACAGTGCGGACTCGGCTGCAACGCGTCGATGCCACACTGAAGGAAATGGATGGATCGGATGACCCGGCGGATCATCTCGACAAATTAGCCTTGATTGATAGCGAGAGTCTCGAGCGCCTTGGCGTGTTTGCCGGATTGCAGATGAACGCGTCTAACACCGCTGAGTTCAAGGCTTCCATGCCTGCGAAGGCGGAGGAAGCTCATACTCAGATCACCCACCTGCTCGAGCTCAACAGTGAGCGACAGCGGTTGGCGGCACTCTTTGGTGCAGGACACCCCAAGGTGCAGGAAATCGAAAACCAAATCGCGCTCGTCAAGCAGTTCCTGCAAGAGAAGCGAGAGTTGACGACTCCTTCGCTCTCGTTCAACGAAAGCTCGCTGAGCCCAGAAGGGTTGCTGAAAGCCTATGTGGGTTTTCTCAATCACGATCTCGCCACACTGACGGAGCGGCGGAAGGAACTAACTTACCTTTCTGCCGATGCTGAGCGTAAAGCCAAGGAGCTGATCGAGTTCGAACTGACCGACATGGTGTTGCAGAAAAAGATTACACGCCAAGAGGCATTGTTCGATAGTATCGTCCAGCAGCTTCGCGATCTCGATACCGCCAGTGGCCTCAGCGGATATCTATATGAGTTTCTAGAGGTGCCACGTCGCGGTGAGAAATCGTGGCCGAAAATGTCGCTCTGCGGCCTTGGTGGACTGATGTTGGGGATGTTCTCAGGATTGTTCTTGGCGGTTGCCAATGATCTGCGTGACGGGCGGTTCCGCTCGGCTGCTGAACTGGATGAAGCCATCGGTTTGACTAGCCTGGGCCGTGTCGGCAAACTCAACTCGATGAAGAAGGGCGTCGCGGGTTTGATCGCGACCGGCGAGTCGCCTGATGCCGAAGCGTTCCGGCTTGGCCGAACGATGCTGTTGCCGGAAATACGCAGCGGTGCTCTGCGGACGATAGGTTTCACCAGTCCGATGCAAGGCGACGGCAAATCTACCGTCGTCTCCAACTTCGCCCTTTCGTTCTCCCAGATTGGCTTGAAGGTGCTCGTCATTGATGCGGACCTGCGCCGCCCCAGTGCGCACCGCTTCTTTAACCTTAATAAAGAACGTGGCTTGTGTGATCTGCTGGATGGACGCATCAGTTTCGAAGAGGCAGTCAAAGAGACCAAGGCCGATAATGTTTATGTGATGCCCGCCGGTTCGTCGAGCACGTCGCCGGCAGAGTTTCTGCAGTCCGAAGAACTCGACGAGGTACTCGCCACTGCACGATCTCACTTCGATTTCGTGTTGGTTGACCTACCTCCCGTATTAGCCGTTTCAGATCCCGTTGTGGTGCTGCCCCGTCTCGACGGTGCCATTCTTGTCATTCGCGTCTCGAAGGTCCGTCGTGACGAAGTCGTCAACACGCTCCGCCGTGTTGAAACAGCAGGCGGCAATTTTGTTGGCTGCATGCTCAACACCTATGGAGCGAGCAAGGCGTTCGACGCAGATGGTGGCTACTACGGCTACTATCGCAGCGACTACACGCGTCCAAAGTCGAAATCGGCCGCTGCGGCTGCGGAGCGGTCCAATCGCGTCGCTACAGCTCAGGTCAACGGCAAGGCACATACTAACGGCCATGCCAATGGAACGTCGCAAACCAATGGAACTTCGCAAACCAGTGGTAAAGCCAAAACCAATGGGAAAGTCAAGTCAAAATGA
- a CDS encoding nucleoside-diphosphate sugar epimerase/dehydratase: MNHTQLFWSTLGPVVVVKLAAFYFGSHFHGWWRYVTFADLRSLLKVTLISMLAVAFLDYFVLSFQGAIPRLTILLDALLTVLVVGGLRCTWRFTDEVLGNTLSSRRKRSTVLIGTDHHAGLLASQINSNQSMPCRVNALLAISTVFRRKAILGGVPVLGHMGEVVKVAEKIGALDVLVPAGALDGTSLRRLTNQCNEAGLNVRVLPRFEDAMAGTKEIPLRPLNIEDLLRRDPVKLDTEVVETLLQDRRVLVTGAGGSIGSEICRQVIQFRPSELVLLGRGENRIHAIHGELKPLAQKLGVELRIEIGDITDQPRMRRLYRSRKPEIVFHAAAHKHVPLMELNPGEAVKNNILGTKTIASLANEFGVDHFVMVSTDKAVNPTSIMGCSKHLAERIVYEFAQTSRTKFAVVRFGNVLGSAGSVIPIFQEQIRNGGPITITDPQMTRYFMSIPEASQLVIQAASMCKGGEIFVLDMGDPIKIVQLAEDLVALSGLPKGSIEFTFTGIRPGEKLYEELYFDDEATVPTTHAKVHAAYASEFRGSDVRGKLDKLIAIADGDPDQVRAAIIRLIPSFHQTEDSALSPTTAPAVEFGDRHVAQVG; this comes from the coding sequence GTGAATCATACGCAGCTGTTTTGGAGCACGCTCGGACCGGTCGTGGTCGTCAAATTAGCGGCGTTCTATTTCGGGTCACATTTCCATGGTTGGTGGCGATACGTCACCTTCGCTGACCTGCGATCGCTGTTAAAGGTCACCTTGATCTCCATGCTAGCGGTGGCCTTTCTAGATTATTTTGTGTTGTCATTTCAAGGCGCTATCCCGCGTTTGACGATCCTGCTGGACGCTTTATTGACTGTACTCGTCGTCGGGGGGCTCCGGTGTACCTGGCGGTTTACCGACGAGGTTTTAGGAAATACCTTATCGAGTCGCCGGAAGCGCTCGACAGTGTTGATTGGGACCGACCATCATGCAGGGCTATTGGCATCGCAAATTAATTCGAATCAATCGATGCCTTGTCGCGTTAACGCGTTATTAGCGATTTCAACGGTCTTTCGTCGCAAGGCGATTTTGGGCGGGGTGCCGGTGCTGGGGCACATGGGAGAGGTCGTCAAGGTTGCTGAAAAAATCGGCGCGTTAGATGTCCTGGTGCCCGCCGGAGCACTCGATGGCACGTCACTGCGGCGGCTAACCAATCAGTGCAACGAAGCCGGATTGAATGTTCGAGTTCTGCCACGATTTGAGGATGCGATGGCGGGAACAAAGGAAATTCCGCTGCGTCCACTGAATATCGAAGACCTGTTACGGCGTGACCCAGTCAAGCTTGATACTGAGGTGGTGGAGACCTTGCTGCAAGACAGGCGGGTGCTCGTCACCGGAGCGGGAGGGAGTATCGGTAGCGAAATTTGCCGGCAAGTGATCCAGTTCCGTCCTAGCGAGTTGGTTCTACTCGGTCGTGGTGAAAATCGTATCCACGCCATTCATGGCGAGCTCAAGCCGTTGGCCCAGAAATTGGGTGTCGAACTGCGCATCGAAATCGGAGATATCACCGATCAGCCACGGATGCGACGCCTCTATCGCTCGCGCAAACCGGAGATCGTGTTCCACGCTGCTGCTCACAAGCATGTGCCGTTGATGGAATTGAATCCCGGCGAGGCCGTCAAGAACAATATTTTGGGTACAAAGACGATCGCGTCGCTCGCCAATGAGTTTGGCGTTGATCACTTTGTCATGGTCAGTACTGACAAGGCCGTCAATCCGACCAGCATTATGGGCTGTTCGAAGCATTTGGCTGAGCGGATTGTGTATGAGTTTGCTCAAACCAGTCGAACGAAGTTCGCTGTCGTGCGGTTTGGAAATGTACTGGGAAGTGCCGGCAGCGTGATTCCGATTTTTCAGGAACAAATTCGTAATGGCGGCCCCATCACGATTACTGACCCGCAGATGACCCGTTACTTCATGTCGATTCCCGAAGCATCGCAGCTCGTCATCCAGGCTGCGTCGATGTGCAAGGGTGGTGAGATCTTTGTGCTCGACATGGGTGATCCAATCAAGATTGTTCAGCTCGCCGAGGATCTAGTTGCACTCAGCGGACTCCCCAAAGGAAGTATTGAGTTCACATTCACTGGCATCCGCCCGGGTGAGAAACTTTACGAAGAGCTGTACTTTGACGACGAGGCGACCGTTCCGACCACCCACGCCAAAGTTCACGCGGCGTATGCCAGCGAATTTCGCGGGTCGGACGTTAGGGGCAAGCTCGATAAACTCATCGCAATCGCCGATGGCGATCCTGATCAGGTGCGTGCTGCCATCATCCGTTTGATTCCATCGTTTCATCAAACCGAGGATTCAGCCCTTAGCCCAACGACCGCTCCCGCTGTTGAATTCGGTGATCGGCACGTCGCCCAGGTTGGATAG
- a CDS encoding lipopolysaccharide biosynthesis protein, translating to MKFVIIASEAWLKVKGLCGLIRLSSFDTSTEEGRSKERLRRMALTAATAAMMKVMAMALPLITISLALPYMGKEVFGLWMTVIGFFQLFVFADFGLGNGLLTTLSQAFGKGDLIESRKLTSSAFFLLIGVAVAILCLFCLLYSFIPWARLLNAETDATIRFSAMMVAAVFVPRILQLPFALVEKSQLAVQEGYRTNLWQCCAYLISAICVVVIAHWELGVLTLVFAVAAVPAVFFFLNWCHFFLIDKPELRPTRAAASPHEASHLMRLGGAYFVLSILTTFGLAFDNVIVAQTCGLDTVAEFSVVARVATLLTVALGMICMPMWSANGEAIARGDYAWVKRTTARIVQITSGLAIVGGICLVTVGPLVFHAWLGPSFNASRWLLAGLAAQNFVLAVAAPYFMVLNAAGKVGVQIQLFLLFTPVALGLKFVMASMYGSVGVPWAMSICYGILVLPWIQRYAKHRLNRDGSQKRGWCMPLYTK from the coding sequence ATGAAGTTCGTTATTATTGCGTCGGAGGCTTGGCTGAAGGTGAAGGGCCTGTGCGGTCTAATCCGTCTCAGTTCGTTCGATACCTCGACCGAAGAGGGGCGATCGAAAGAGCGATTGCGCCGAATGGCTTTGACGGCGGCCACCGCCGCGATGATGAAGGTCATGGCGATGGCTCTACCGCTGATCACGATCAGCCTTGCGCTGCCGTACATGGGCAAGGAAGTATTCGGGCTTTGGATGACGGTCATCGGCTTTTTTCAGTTGTTCGTATTCGCCGATTTTGGATTGGGAAATGGTCTGTTGACGACGCTCAGTCAAGCGTTCGGGAAAGGGGATCTTATTGAAAGCCGGAAACTGACATCGTCCGCGTTTTTCCTGTTAATCGGCGTGGCTGTCGCTATTTTGTGCTTGTTCTGCCTGCTGTATTCTTTCATACCTTGGGCGCGCCTGCTCAACGCTGAGACTGATGCGACGATCAGGTTCAGCGCGATGATGGTTGCTGCTGTATTTGTTCCACGCATCCTGCAACTTCCCTTCGCATTGGTCGAGAAAAGCCAGCTCGCCGTGCAGGAGGGATATCGAACCAATCTTTGGCAGTGCTGTGCGTATCTGATCAGTGCAATTTGTGTTGTTGTCATCGCCCATTGGGAGCTCGGTGTCTTGACGCTTGTGTTCGCTGTCGCAGCGGTTCCGGCGGTATTCTTTTTTTTGAATTGGTGCCACTTTTTCCTGATCGACAAACCGGAACTGAGGCCTACTCGAGCAGCGGCAAGTCCGCACGAAGCCAGCCACTTAATGCGTCTCGGTGGAGCTTATTTTGTGCTTTCGATCCTCACCACCTTTGGGCTTGCTTTCGACAATGTCATCGTCGCGCAGACATGCGGTCTAGACACGGTGGCGGAGTTCTCGGTGGTCGCTCGCGTCGCGACACTTTTAACCGTCGCATTGGGGATGATTTGCATGCCGATGTGGTCTGCCAACGGGGAGGCGATTGCGAGAGGCGACTATGCGTGGGTAAAGCGTACAACAGCCCGCATCGTGCAGATCACCTCGGGCTTGGCAATTGTGGGCGGCATCTGCCTAGTTACCGTCGGCCCCTTGGTCTTCCACGCATGGCTGGGTCCGTCATTCAATGCCTCTCGATGGCTGCTCGCAGGATTGGCGGCGCAGAATTTTGTTCTTGCGGTGGCAGCGCCTTATTTTATGGTACTGAACGCCGCCGGTAAGGTTGGTGTGCAAATCCAGCTTTTCCTGTTGTTTACACCCGTCGCATTGGGATTGAAGTTCGTCATGGCGTCGATGTACGGGAGTGTTGGCGTCCCGTGGGCGATGTCAATCTGTTATGGGATTTTGGTTCTACCCTGGATTCAGCGGTATGCAAAGCATCGCTTGAATCGCGACGGTAGCCAAAAGAGGGGGTGGTGCATGCCACTTTACACAAAATAA